One segment of Amycolatopsis alba DSM 44262 DNA contains the following:
- the lipB gene encoding lipoyl(octanoyl) transferase LipB, protein MSSSTTSCRAATEPVDVREIGTIDYTEAWELQRRHVTARADGEGPDTMLLLEHPSVYTAGKRTEAEDRPTDGTTVIDVDRGGKITWHGPGQLVGYPIIKLADPIDVVHYVRRLEEALITVCDQLGVHTGRVEGRSGVWIPADDRGVERKIAAIGIRVQRGVTMHGFELNCDPDLDAFDKIVPCGIRDAGVTSLSYELDREVTVASVLPMAREAVLAALEGELPVSDERWLPRPEAPAAPGVTFALQN, encoded by the coding sequence GTGAGCTCTTCGACCACGTCATGCCGTGCCGCCACCGAGCCCGTCGACGTCCGCGAGATCGGGACGATCGACTACACCGAAGCCTGGGAACTCCAGCGCCGGCACGTGACAGCCCGTGCCGACGGCGAAGGCCCCGACACCATGCTCCTGCTGGAGCACCCGTCGGTGTACACCGCGGGCAAGCGCACCGAAGCCGAGGACAGGCCGACCGACGGCACCACGGTGATCGACGTCGACCGCGGCGGCAAGATCACCTGGCACGGGCCCGGCCAGCTGGTCGGCTACCCGATCATCAAACTCGCCGACCCGATCGACGTCGTGCACTACGTGCGGCGTCTCGAAGAGGCCCTGATCACCGTCTGCGACCAGCTCGGCGTGCACACCGGCCGGGTCGAGGGCCGCAGCGGCGTCTGGATCCCCGCCGACGACCGCGGCGTGGAGCGGAAGATCGCCGCGATCGGCATCCGCGTGCAGCGTGGCGTGACCATGCACGGTTTCGAGCTGAACTGCGACCCCGACCTCGACGCCTTCGACAAGATCGTCCCGTGCGGCATCCGGGACGCGGGCGTCACGTCGCTCTCCTACGAACTGGACCGCGAAGTCACCGTCGCGTCAGTGCTGCCGATGGCGCGCGAAGCCGTCCTCGCCGCGCTGGAAGGCGAACTCCCGGTGAGCGACGAGCGCTGGCTGCCGCGGCCCGAGGCACCTGCCGCCCCCGGTGTCACTTTCGCTTTGCAGAACTAG
- a CDS encoding TetR/AcrR family transcriptional regulator, which yields MRSRRLDYSESTRSALVESAVELFTKRGYAGTSLDEIAKRARVTKGALYHHFSGKQALFEAAFDTVESQVFDRLEKIMNGPDSPWERALAGLRGFLQSCLDPAYQRIAIHEAPVVMGWERWREAEERCSFGLVRTGIQSLIEVGEVDDVPVDVTARLLFGALSSAAIEIASSPEPKKVSAQVEEVLVRLLVGFRRVPAAEHGKAS from the coding sequence ATGAGGTCAAGGCGGCTGGATTATTCCGAGTCCACCCGGTCGGCACTCGTCGAGAGTGCCGTGGAGCTGTTCACCAAACGCGGATACGCCGGCACGTCTCTCGACGAGATCGCCAAGCGGGCCAGGGTGACGAAAGGCGCGCTCTACCACCATTTCAGTGGGAAGCAGGCGCTCTTCGAAGCTGCCTTCGACACGGTCGAGAGCCAGGTGTTCGACAGGCTCGAAAAGATCATGAACGGCCCGGACTCGCCGTGGGAACGGGCGCTCGCCGGGCTGCGCGGGTTCCTGCAGAGCTGCCTCGACCCGGCGTACCAGCGGATCGCGATCCACGAGGCCCCGGTGGTGATGGGCTGGGAGCGCTGGCGCGAGGCGGAGGAACGGTGCAGCTTCGGCCTGGTCCGCACCGGGATCCAGTCGCTCATCGAGGTCGGCGAGGTCGACGACGTCCCGGTGGACGTCACCGCGCGGCTGCTGTTCGGCGCGCTGTCGAGCGCCGCGATCGAGATCGCTTCGTCTCCTGAGCCGAAGAAGGTCAGTGCCCAGGTCGAGGAGGTCCTGGTGCGGCTGCTCGTCGGCTTCCGCCGTGTTCCGGCTGCTGAGCACGGGAAAGCGAGCTGA
- a CDS encoding TIGR01777 family oxidoreductase — protein sequence MRVLIAGASGLIGTSLTKRLRGSGHEVVRLVRREERAADERRWDPPAGEIADGALDGIDAVVNLAGAPLLPGRWSAARKQVLLDSRVEPTEVLAEAVAEHGIPVLVNASAVGYYGDPGPSLVDETSPVGRGFLAELCGAWEGATETAATSGARVVRIRTGLVLARKGGLLDVLRPLFRLGLGGKLGDGKQYMPWISLDDEVGAIVFALENDSLSGAVNLSGPQPATNTAFTKALGRAVHRPAIWQVPGFAMKIALGQAAEEMALFGQRAMPKALEEAGYEFRHPTLEDALAAAT from the coding sequence ATGCGAGTTCTGATCGCGGGCGCGAGCGGACTGATCGGCACCTCCCTGACGAAGCGGTTGCGCGGGTCCGGACACGAAGTGGTCCGCCTGGTACGCCGGGAGGAGCGGGCCGCCGACGAGCGCCGCTGGGATCCCCCCGCCGGGGAGATCGCCGATGGCGCGCTCGACGGGATCGACGCCGTGGTGAACCTCGCGGGGGCGCCGCTGCTGCCGGGACGCTGGAGCGCGGCCCGCAAACAGGTCCTGCTCGACAGCCGGGTCGAGCCGACGGAGGTGCTCGCGGAAGCCGTCGCCGAGCACGGGATCCCCGTACTGGTCAACGCTTCCGCCGTCGGCTACTACGGCGACCCCGGTCCGTCACTGGTGGACGAGACAAGTCCCGTGGGGCGCGGTTTCCTCGCCGAACTCTGTGGCGCGTGGGAAGGCGCCACCGAGACCGCGGCCACCTCGGGAGCCCGTGTCGTGCGCATCCGCACCGGGCTGGTGCTCGCGCGCAAGGGCGGGCTCCTCGACGTCCTGCGGCCGCTGTTCCGGTTGGGACTCGGCGGGAAACTCGGTGACGGCAAGCAGTACATGCCGTGGATCTCGCTCGACGACGAGGTCGGCGCGATCGTCTTCGCGCTGGAGAACGACTCGCTGTCGGGCGCGGTGAACCTCTCCGGACCGCAGCCCGCCACGAACACGGCCTTCACCAAGGCCTTGGGCCGGGCGGTGCACCGGCCGGCGATCTGGCAGGTCCCCGGATTCGCCATGAAGATCGCCCTCGGCCAGGCGGCCGAGGAGATGGCGCTGTTCGGGCAGCGCGCCATGCCCAAAGCACTGGAGGAAGCGGGGTACGAGTTCCGCCACCCGACCCTTGAGGACGCGCTGGCCGCCGCGACATGA
- a CDS encoding L,D-transpeptidase has protein sequence MFPKKTLLSTAGILAAALLISACSSTGENNPANSTGGNTGSEETPVSVTIDPAGGTNVNPAIPVVVKAEHGKLTDVTVSNADKGNQVKGELASDGLSWKTTEPLGYGSTYKIVAHAQGTNGKPVEQQSRVSTLSPKQQANPNLIPAPSAAAAGGVGVGQPIVFSFGQPVKNKADVEKKLSVESTPKQEGSWYWIDDKNVHYRPKAYWQAGTTLKVSAMIYGVDFGNGVYGATDRTETYKVHDSWVAKADGNTEQMQIFHNGQMVKSMPISMGKDATPTHLGAHVISDKHENYTMDSCTYGVCQGQPGYYKSNEKWSLRISNDGEFVHENPNSVGSQGSANVSHGCINLNAANAQWFYQNMGLGDVVEVTNSGGPQLPVWDLYGDWSKSWADWQAGSAVK, from the coding sequence ATGTTTCCCAAGAAGACATTACTTTCGACGGCCGGAATACTCGCCGCGGCACTGTTGATCTCGGCGTGCTCGTCCACGGGCGAGAACAACCCCGCGAATTCGACCGGCGGCAACACCGGATCGGAGGAGACCCCGGTTTCGGTGACCATTGATCCGGCGGGCGGGACGAACGTCAATCCGGCGATCCCGGTGGTGGTCAAGGCCGAGCACGGCAAGCTGACCGACGTCACCGTCAGCAACGCCGACAAGGGCAACCAGGTCAAGGGCGAGCTGGCGAGCGACGGCCTCAGCTGGAAGACCACCGAGCCGCTCGGTTACGGCAGCACGTACAAGATCGTGGCGCACGCCCAGGGCACCAACGGGAAACCTGTCGAACAGCAGAGCAGGGTCTCCACCCTGAGCCCCAAGCAGCAGGCGAACCCGAACCTGATCCCCGCCCCGTCGGCCGCCGCTGCCGGCGGTGTCGGCGTCGGGCAGCCGATCGTGTTCTCCTTCGGCCAGCCGGTGAAGAACAAGGCCGACGTGGAGAAGAAGCTGTCGGTGGAGTCCACGCCGAAGCAAGAGGGTTCCTGGTACTGGATCGACGACAAGAACGTCCATTACCGCCCCAAGGCGTACTGGCAGGCCGGGACGACGCTCAAGGTGTCGGCGATGATCTACGGCGTCGATTTCGGCAATGGCGTCTACGGCGCGACCGACCGCACCGAAACGTACAAGGTGCATGATTCCTGGGTCGCGAAGGCCGACGGCAACACCGAGCAGATGCAGATCTTCCACAACGGCCAGATGGTGAAATCGATGCCGATTTCCATGGGCAAGGACGCCACGCCGACACATCTGGGCGCCCACGTCATTTCGGACAAACACGAGAATTACACGATGGACTCGTGTACCTACGGCGTCTGCCAGGGTCAGCCGGGGTACTACAAGTCGAACGAGAAGTGGTCGCTGCGGATCTCCAACGACGGCGAGTTCGTCCACGAGAACCCGAACAGCGTCGGCTCGCAGGGCAGTGCGAACGTTTCACACGGCTGCATCAACCTGAACGCCGCCAACGCGCAGTGGTTCTACCAGAACATGGGGCTCGGCGACGTCGTCGAGGTGACCAACTCCGGTGGCCCGCAGCTGCCGGTCTGGGACCTCTACGGCGACTGGTCGAAGTCGTGGGCCGACTGGCAGGCGGGCAGCGCGGTCAAGTAG
- the lipA gene encoding lipoyl synthase: MSAAPDGRKLLRLEVRNSQTPIEKKPSWIKTRARMGPEFTELKGLVRREGLHTVCEEAGCPNIYECWEDREATFLIGGDQCTRRCDFCQIDTGKPAELDRTEPRKVAESVQAMGLRYSTVTGVARDDLEDGGAWLYAETVRQIHALNPGTGVELLIPDFNADPDQLAEVFGSRPEVLAHNVETVPRIFKRIRPGFRYARSLEVITKAREAGLVTKSNLILGMGETPDEVAPAMKDLVDAGCEILTITQYLRPSPRHHPVDRWVKPEEFVEHSNAAEAMGFAGVMAGPLVRSSYRAGRLFAQTKARRGEALSENLAHLAAEGTAAQEASSLLAR, encoded by the coding sequence GTGAGTGCTGCCCCAGATGGCCGCAAGCTGTTGCGGCTCGAGGTCCGGAATTCCCAGACTCCCATCGAAAAGAAGCCGTCGTGGATCAAGACGCGCGCCCGGATGGGTCCGGAGTTCACCGAACTCAAAGGCCTGGTGCGCCGCGAAGGCCTCCACACCGTGTGTGAAGAAGCCGGCTGTCCCAACATCTATGAATGCTGGGAAGACCGTGAAGCCACCTTCCTGATCGGTGGCGACCAGTGCACCCGGCGCTGTGACTTCTGCCAGATCGATACCGGCAAACCCGCCGAGCTGGACCGCACCGAGCCGCGCAAGGTCGCCGAAAGCGTCCAGGCGATGGGCCTGCGCTACTCGACGGTGACCGGTGTCGCGCGTGACGATCTCGAAGACGGTGGCGCGTGGCTGTACGCGGAGACTGTCCGTCAGATCCACGCGCTGAACCCCGGTACCGGTGTCGAGCTGCTGATCCCGGACTTCAACGCGGATCCCGACCAGCTGGCCGAAGTCTTCGGTTCGAGGCCGGAGGTGCTCGCGCACAACGTCGAGACGGTGCCGCGGATCTTCAAGCGGATCCGCCCCGGTTTCCGGTACGCGCGATCGCTGGAGGTCATCACGAAGGCTCGTGAGGCTGGTCTGGTGACGAAGTCGAACCTGATCCTCGGCATGGGCGAGACCCCCGACGAGGTCGCGCCCGCGATGAAGGACCTGGTCGACGCGGGCTGCGAGATCCTGACGATCACCCAGTACCTGCGTCCTTCGCCGCGGCACCATCCGGTGGACCGCTGGGTCAAGCCCGAAGAGTTCGTCGAGCACTCGAACGCCGCCGAGGCCATGGGCTTCGCCGGAGTGATGGCCGGACCGCTCGTACGCTCGTCGTACCGCGCCGGGCGTCTCTTCGCGCAGACGAAGGCCCGCCGCGGCGAAGCACTGTCGGAGAACCTGGCACACCTCGCCGCCGAAGGAACCGCGGCACAGGAAGCCAGCTCGCTGCTGGCCCGGTGA
- a CDS encoding phosphatase PAP2 family protein: protein MTARRGLYTLAGTLLLIGFVILGLSVDKRPPPVDVALADTFRGQYTRPAGQVADLVTNVLGPVLPFVLGTVLVVIALRRRELTALCVKLAVVLVLCRLTSLIAKPLFYRDRPREFPDPSYPSGHVVAVACTGFVAVLLCAWTRPRLARLAITIAVAATLVAALCRIVLGVHWLTDTAGSVLAVGGVGLISAAGLGLLPRPEDPA from the coding sequence ATGACCGCGCGGCGCGGTCTGTACACCCTCGCCGGAACCCTTCTGCTGATCGGCTTCGTCATCCTCGGGCTGTCCGTGGACAAGCGGCCTCCGCCGGTGGACGTCGCCCTCGCCGACACGTTCCGAGGGCAGTACACCCGGCCCGCCGGCCAGGTGGCCGACCTGGTCACGAACGTCCTCGGCCCGGTCCTGCCGTTCGTGCTGGGCACGGTGCTGGTGGTGATCGCCCTGCGCCGCCGGGAGCTGACCGCGTTGTGCGTCAAACTGGCCGTCGTGCTGGTGCTGTGCCGCCTGACCAGCCTGATCGCCAAACCGCTGTTCTACCGGGACCGGCCTCGCGAGTTCCCCGACCCGAGCTACCCGAGCGGGCACGTCGTCGCCGTCGCCTGCACCGGATTCGTCGCGGTCTTGCTGTGTGCTTGGACACGCCCGCGTCTGGCGCGTCTCGCGATCACGATCGCCGTCGCGGCGACGCTCGTGGCCGCGCTCTGCCGCATCGTGCTGGGTGTGCACTGGCTGACCGACACCGCGGGATCCGTACTCGCGGTGGGGGGTGTCGGCCTGATTTCGGCGGCCGGGCTGGGGCTGCTGCCCAGGCCGGAAGACCCGGCGTAG
- a CDS encoding LLM class F420-dependent oxidoreductase, whose amino-acid sequence MDLRIFTEPQQGASYEDLLRVAKATEDAGYDAFFRSDHYLKMGSATGLPGPTDAWITLAGLARETSRVRLGTLVTAATFRHPSVLAISVAQVDQMSGGRVELGLGSGWYDDEHTAYGLDLPPLKERFDRYAEQLAVVTGLWETPEGETFSFDGEHYKLVDSPGLPKPAQRPRPPVIIGGGGKKRTPALAARYADEFNLPFASPEAAAEQFGRVDDAAREIGRDPKEILRSVALVVAVGRDDAEIAKRASVIGREVSELRENGLAGTPSEVVEKIGQWREKTGITRLYLQLLDLSDLDQVELIASEVAPQLD is encoded by the coding sequence GTGGACCTCAGGATCTTTACCGAGCCCCAGCAGGGGGCCAGCTACGAAGACCTGCTCCGGGTGGCCAAGGCCACCGAGGACGCGGGTTACGACGCCTTCTTCCGCAGCGATCACTATCTGAAGATGGGGTCGGCGACCGGGCTGCCGGGACCGACCGACGCGTGGATCACCCTCGCGGGTCTCGCCCGTGAGACCAGCCGGGTGCGGCTGGGCACGCTCGTCACCGCCGCCACCTTCCGGCATCCGTCGGTGCTCGCGATCTCGGTCGCGCAGGTGGACCAGATGTCCGGCGGCCGCGTCGAACTCGGCCTCGGTTCGGGCTGGTACGACGACGAGCACACCGCCTACGGCCTCGACCTGCCGCCGCTCAAGGAGCGTTTCGACCGCTACGCCGAGCAACTCGCGGTGGTCACCGGGCTGTGGGAGACGCCGGAAGGGGAGACGTTCTCCTTCGACGGCGAGCACTACAAGCTGGTCGACTCGCCCGGCCTGCCCAAACCGGCGCAGCGGCCCCGGCCGCCGGTGATCATCGGCGGTGGCGGCAAGAAGCGCACCCCGGCGCTCGCCGCCCGCTACGCGGACGAGTTCAACCTGCCGTTCGCTTCGCCGGAGGCCGCCGCCGAGCAGTTCGGCCGCGTCGACGACGCTGCGCGCGAGATCGGCCGCGACCCCAAGGAGATCCTCCGCTCGGTCGCGCTCGTCGTCGCCGTGGGCCGTGATGACGCCGAGATCGCGAAGCGCGCTTCGGTGATCGGGCGCGAGGTGTCCGAGCTGCGGGAGAACGGGCTCGCGGGGACGCCGTCGGAGGTCGTCGAGAAGATCGGGCAGTGGCGGGAGAAGACCGGGATCACCCGGCTCTACCTGCAGCTGCTGGACCTCTCGGATCTGGACCAGGTCGAGCTGATCGCCTCCGAGGTCGCTCCTCAGCTGGACTGA
- a CDS encoding DedA family protein, producing the protein MALVTDLLTWLQGLPEPGLVAATGGLVFAECTIGLGFIAPGESGLLIAATTATSVSRFLTLWAVVTVCAALGDSLGYAIGKRFGPRLRETKLIRKYGLDAWDKATGVLERRGAWAVFFARFLPVIRTLTPAASGTSGLPFRKFLPAAAAGAACWSAIHIGIGAALGEAAKKVEGVLNTGGLAIVGVLVGVAVFFLLRYKKKKALAVTAEEATPAKIGADD; encoded by the coding sequence GTGGCGTTGGTAACGGATCTACTCACTTGGCTGCAGGGACTCCCGGAACCGGGACTGGTCGCGGCGACCGGCGGACTGGTGTTCGCCGAATGCACCATCGGGCTCGGTTTCATCGCGCCCGGCGAATCGGGGCTGCTGATCGCGGCCACGACGGCGACGTCGGTCTCCCGTTTCCTGACCCTGTGGGCCGTCGTGACGGTCTGCGCCGCGCTGGGCGACTCGCTCGGCTACGCGATCGGCAAACGCTTCGGCCCGCGGCTGCGCGAAACGAAACTGATCCGCAAGTACGGCCTCGACGCCTGGGACAAGGCGACCGGCGTCCTCGAACGGCGAGGCGCGTGGGCGGTGTTCTTCGCGCGATTCCTGCCGGTGATCCGCACGCTGACCCCGGCGGCGTCCGGGACCTCGGGCCTGCCGTTCCGCAAGTTCCTTCCCGCCGCCGCGGCGGGCGCTGCCTGCTGGTCGGCCATCCACATCGGTATCGGCGCGGCCCTCGGTGAGGCCGCGAAGAAGGTCGAAGGCGTGCTGAACACCGGCGGCCTGGCCATCGTCGGCGTGCTCGTCGGCGTCGCGGTGTTCTTCCTGCTGCGCTACAAGAAGAAGAAAGCGCTCGCCGTCACAGCCGAAGAAGCCACCCCGGCGAAGATCGGCGCGGACGACTAG
- a CDS encoding oxidoreductase yields MAAHARWTEADIPDQTGRTVFVTGANSGLGLRMSEVLAGKGARVLLGCRSPERGAEALEQVRAAATGEPPGLVRLDLADLESVREAAKKVQELSDGKLDVLVNNAGVMATPRGHTKDGFETQFGTNHLGHAVLTWLLMPSLRGGSKARVVTLSSVAATGARIDIADPNFERRMYNPGSAYGQSKLANQVFALELDRRLRAAGEDVISVAAHPGYTWTGLGSGMARSYRNPVVRALVAGGNRIGEIFIAQNARQGTLPQLFAATSPEVDGGDYIGPRGLGGLRGTPVKVRPLTPATSESLGVALWDVTTKLTGVTPDPA; encoded by the coding sequence ATGGCTGCTCACGCGCGCTGGACCGAGGCCGACATCCCGGATCAGACCGGCCGGACCGTATTCGTCACCGGCGCGAACTCGGGGCTCGGGCTGCGCATGTCCGAGGTACTCGCGGGCAAGGGGGCCCGCGTGCTTCTCGGCTGCCGGTCACCGGAGCGCGGCGCCGAGGCGCTTGAGCAGGTGCGCGCGGCCGCGACCGGGGAACCGCCCGGACTCGTCCGGCTGGATCTCGCCGACCTCGAGTCGGTGCGCGAAGCCGCGAAGAAGGTCCAGGAGCTGTCGGACGGCAAGCTCGACGTCCTGGTCAACAACGCGGGGGTGATGGCGACGCCGCGCGGTCACACCAAGGACGGCTTCGAGACCCAGTTCGGCACGAACCATCTCGGGCACGCGGTGCTGACCTGGCTGCTGATGCCGTCTCTGCGTGGCGGCTCGAAAGCGCGTGTCGTGACCTTGTCGAGCGTCGCGGCGACAGGCGCACGCATCGACATTGCCGACCCGAACTTCGAACGCCGGATGTACAACCCTGGTTCGGCCTACGGCCAGTCGAAACTCGCCAACCAGGTGTTCGCGCTCGAACTCGACCGTCGGCTGCGCGCCGCGGGCGAGGACGTCATCAGCGTGGCGGCGCATCCCGGCTACACGTGGACCGGACTCGGTTCGGGGATGGCCCGTTCCTACCGCAACCCGGTGGTGCGCGCGCTCGTCGCCGGGGGCAACCGGATCGGCGAGATCTTCATCGCGCAGAACGCCCGCCAGGGCACGCTTCCGCAGCTGTTCGCGGCGACGTCCCCCGAGGTCGATGGCGGCGACTACATCGGCCCTCGAGGACTCGGCGGACTTCGCGGCACCCCTGTCAAGGTGCGGCCGCTGACCCCCGCGACGAGCGAATCGCTCGGCGTCGCGTTGTGGGACGTGACCACCAAGTTGACGGGCGTCACCCCCGACCCCGCGTGA
- a CDS encoding patatin-like phospholipase family protein has protein sequence MAALNLPQPIGFVLGGGGSLGAMQVGMLQALTEAGIRPDLVVGTSVGSLNAAVLALGGESGDRLNRIWSRMTRHEAFPGGVLSQVRTLRHSKTNLFPNTGLAAIVDEHIGEGVRFEDLALPLGVVATDVDTAEPLLIRSGPVLAPLLASCAIPGIYPPVPFGERMLYDGGLVANVPMRQALAMGAKSLVVLDCAFPGKMPGTPQTFAEVMMFTAMISMRNQAVLEAPIAASEVPVVYVPGPKPVRVSPLDFSHTTALTAEAYDAAKTYLGELSVNGPGLYGAPGLVVA, from the coding sequence ATGGCCGCCCTGAACCTGCCCCAGCCGATCGGTTTCGTCCTCGGCGGTGGCGGCAGTCTCGGCGCCATGCAGGTCGGGATGCTGCAAGCCCTCACCGAAGCCGGGATCCGGCCCGACCTCGTCGTCGGCACGTCGGTGGGTTCGCTCAACGCGGCCGTCCTCGCGCTCGGGGGCGAATCGGGTGACCGGCTGAACCGGATCTGGTCGCGGATGACGCGGCACGAGGCGTTTCCCGGCGGCGTGCTCAGCCAGGTGCGGACCCTGCGGCACAGCAAGACCAACCTGTTCCCCAACACGGGACTCGCCGCGATCGTCGACGAGCACATCGGCGAGGGCGTCCGGTTCGAGGATCTCGCGCTGCCGCTGGGTGTCGTCGCGACGGACGTCGACACCGCCGAGCCGCTGCTGATCCGCTCCGGACCCGTTCTGGCGCCCCTGCTGGCCAGCTGCGCGATTCCGGGGATCTATCCGCCGGTGCCGTTCGGGGAGCGGATGCTCTACGACGGCGGCCTGGTCGCCAACGTGCCGATGCGCCAAGCACTCGCGATGGGCGCGAAGTCGCTCGTCGTCCTCGACTGTGCTTTTCCCGGCAAGATGCCCGGCACGCCGCAGACCTTCGCCGAGGTGATGATGTTCACCGCGATGATCAGCATGCGGAACCAGGCCGTCCTGGAGGCGCCGATCGCCGCGTCGGAGGTGCCCGTGGTCTACGTGCCGGGACCGAAGCCGGTGCGGGTCAGCCCGCTGGACTTCAGCCACACCACGGCACTGACCGCCGAGGCCTACGACGCCGCAAAGACCTATTTGGGTGAATTGAGCGTCAATGGCCCTGGTCTTTACGGTGCCCCCGGTCTCGTCGTGGCGTGA
- the sucB gene encoding 2-oxoglutarate dehydrogenase, E2 component, dihydrolipoamide succinyltransferase, whose product MAYSVTLPELGESVTEGTVTRWLKQEGDTVEVDEPLLEISTDKVDTEVPSPVAGKVVKISAQEDETVEVGGELAVIDDGTGGVPESSGSAAPAAEEAQPEPEPEPVQEQASAPSQPAAAPASGGEGTEVKLPELGESVTEGTVTRWLKQVGDSVEVDEPLLEISTDKVDTEVPSPVAGTVLEIRAGEDETVEVGGVLAVIGAAGSAPAPKAEPKPEPKPEPKPEPKPEPKPEPKVEAAPAPKPVEAPKPVAQPAPKPAAASSDNGSDNAPYVTPLVRKLASEHGIDLSSLTGSGVGGRIRKQDVLAAAEAKQKAAPAPAAQPAAAAPAAAAPSAPRKAAVSPELAALRGTVQKASRIRQITAVKTRESLQLSAQLTQVHEVDVTKIAKLRQRAKAAFKEREGVNLTFLPFFAKATVEALKQHPNVNASYNEDTKEITYHGAVHLGIAVDTEKGLLSVVIHDAGELSLAGLAHRIADLAGRARAGQIKPDELSGGTFTITNIGSNGALFDTPIIVQPQSGMLGTGAVVKRPVVIADADGNDTIAVRSMAFLPLTYDHRLVDGADAGRFVTTIKQRLEEGNFEDELGL is encoded by the coding sequence ATGGCCTACTCCGTCACGTTGCCGGAGCTCGGTGAGAGCGTCACCGAGGGCACCGTCACCCGGTGGTTGAAGCAGGAGGGCGACACCGTCGAGGTCGACGAGCCGTTGCTCGAGATCTCCACGGACAAGGTCGACACCGAGGTCCCGTCCCCGGTCGCCGGCAAGGTCGTGAAGATCAGCGCCCAGGAAGACGAGACCGTCGAGGTCGGCGGCGAGCTCGCCGTCATCGACGACGGGACCGGCGGGGTGCCGGAGTCCTCCGGTTCCGCCGCGCCCGCCGCCGAAGAGGCGCAGCCCGAGCCGGAACCGGAGCCCGTGCAGGAACAGGCTTCCGCGCCGTCCCAGCCGGCCGCCGCGCCGGCTTCGGGCGGTGAAGGCACCGAGGTGAAGCTGCCCGAACTGGGCGAGAGCGTCACCGAGGGCACCGTCACCCGGTGGCTCAAGCAGGTCGGCGACAGCGTCGAGGTCGACGAGCCGCTGCTCGAGATCTCCACGGACAAGGTCGACACCGAGGTCCCATCCCCGGTCGCCGGCACCGTGCTGGAGATCCGCGCCGGTGAGGACGAGACCGTCGAGGTCGGCGGCGTCCTCGCGGTGATCGGTGCCGCCGGTTCCGCCCCGGCCCCGAAGGCCGAGCCGAAGCCGGAACCCAAGCCCGAGCCGAAGCCGGAGCCCAAGCCGGAACCGAAGCCCGAGCCCAAGGTCGAGGCCGCTCCCGCGCCGAAGCCCGTCGAGGCGCCGAAGCCGGTCGCTCAGCCCGCGCCGAAGCCCGCCGCGGCGAGCAGCGACAACGGTTCGGACAACGCGCCGTACGTGACGCCGCTGGTCCGCAAGCTCGCTTCGGAGCACGGCATCGACCTGTCGTCGCTGACCGGCAGCGGTGTCGGTGGCCGCATCCGCAAGCAGGACGTGCTCGCGGCCGCCGAGGCCAAGCAGAAGGCCGCCCCGGCTCCCGCCGCGCAGCCCGCTGCCGCCGCCCCGGCCGCCGCCGCCCCGTCGGCTCCGCGCAAGGCCGCGGTTTCGCCGGAGCTCGCGGCCCTGCGCGGCACCGTGCAGAAGGCCAGCCGGATCCGTCAGATCACCGCCGTGAAGACCCGCGAGTCGCTGCAGCTTTCCGCGCAGCTCACGCAGGTCCACGAGGTGGACGTCACGAAGATCGCCAAGCTCCGCCAGCGGGCGAAGGCGGCCTTCAAGGAGCGCGAGGGCGTCAACCTGACGTTCCTGCCGTTCTTCGCGAAGGCCACCGTCGAGGCGCTCAAGCAGCACCCGAACGTCAACGCGTCCTACAACGAGGACACGAAGGAGATCACCTACCACGGTGCGGTGCACCTGGGGATCGCGGTGGACACCGAAAAGGGTCTGCTGTCGGTGGTCATCCACGACGCGGGTGAGCTCAGCCTCGCCGGTCTCGCGCACCGCATCGCCGACCTGGCGGGCCGCGCGCGGGCGGGTCAGATCAAGCCGGACGAGCTTTCGGGCGGCACCTTCACGATCACGAACATCGGCTCCAACGGCGCCCTGTTCGACACGCCGATCATCGTGCAGCCGCAGTCCGGCATGCTCGGTACCGGCGCGGTCGTGAAGCGTCCGGTCGTGATCGCGGACGCCGACGGCAACGACACGATCGCCGTCCGGTCGATGGCGTTCCTGCCGCTGACCTACGACCACCGCCTGGTGGACGGGGCCGACGCGGGCCGCTTCGTCACGACGATCAAGCAGCGTCTGGAAGAGGGCAACTTCGAGGACGAGCTCGGTCTCTGA